CGTCGTTGGTAATCACCACCGGCGACCCGCCAATGGCATTGATGACCAGTTCAAACACGTTGAGCAGCTTGCGCGCATCGCCGCCCGAAAGCCGCAGCAGGGCTTCGTATTCGCGGATTTCCACCTGCTTCTGCCGCAGCAGTTCGTCTTTCTCCAGCGCATCGTGCAATAGCTGGATCAGGTCGTCCTTGCTGAGCGATTCGAGAATATACACCTGGCAGCGCGAAAGCAAAGCAGAAATCACCTCAAACGAGGGATTTTCGGTAGTAGCACCAATCAGCGTAACCGTGCCCTTTTCCACCGCGCCCAGCAGCGAGTCCTGCTGCGCCTTGCTGAAACGGTGAATCTCGTCGATAAAAAGTACGGGCTGGTTGGTGCCAAAAAACGACTGGCTCTTTGCCTTGTCAATCACTTCGCGCACATCCTTTACGCCGGAGTTAATGGCGCTGAGCGCATAAAACGGACGTTTAAGCTGCCCGGCAATGATATTGGCCAGCGTGGTTTTGCCCACACCGGGCGGCCCCCAGAAAATCATGGAAGGCAAAACCCCGGCCTCAATGGCGCGGCGTATTACACCCGTTTCACCCACCAGATGGCGCTGACCAATATACGTATCAAGCGATGTGGGGCGAAGGCGTTCGGCAAGCGGTGCGGATGTCATGGCATAAAGATACAA
This DNA window, taken from Bacteroidota bacterium, encodes the following:
- a CDS encoding replication-associated recombination protein A; the encoded protein is MTSAPLAERLRPTSLDTYIGQRHLVGETGVIRRAIEAGVLPSMIFWGPPGVGKTTLANIIAGQLKRPFYALSAINSGVKDVREVIDKAKSQSFFGTNQPVLFIDEIHRFSKAQQDSLLGAVEKGTVTLIGATTENPSFEVISALLSRCQVYILESLSKDDLIQLLHDALEKDELLRQKQVEIREYEALLRLSGGDARKLLNVFELVINAIGGSPVVITNDEVLKHVQQNMARYDKTGEQHYDIISAFIKSIRGSDPNAGVYWLARMLAGGEDPLFIARRLLILASEDVGNANPNALLLANNCFQAVHTIGMPEARIILAQTVTYLASSPKSNASYMAINEAMALVNQTGDLPVPLHLRNAPTKLMKEIGYGREYDYSHSHTGNFGEQEYLPDALSNHKLYEPGQSARENELRAYLRKCWGDKYGY